cacctgtgtgtcacctcctctgtgtgtcacctcctctgtgtgtcacctcctctgtgtgtcaccacctgtgtgtcacctcctctgtgtgccaccacctgtgtgtcacctcctctgtgtgtcacctcctctgtgtgccaccacctgtgtgtcacctcctctgtgtgtcaccacctgtgtgtcaccacctgtgtgtcacctcctctgtgtgtcacctcctctgtgtgtcaCCACCTGGTTGTGTCACCTCCTCTTtgtgtcacctcctctgtgtCACCCCCTCTGTGTCACCAcctgtgtgtcacctcctctgtgtgccaccacctgtgtgtcacctcctctgtgtgtcacctcctctgtgtgtcaccacctgtgtgtcacctcctctgtgtgtcaCCTCACCTATGCGTTGTGGGCCACGGGCTCACCTGTGTGTTGCCTCTCCTGTGCGTTATACCCCCGGCTCACCTGTGCGTTGTACCCCCGGCTCACCTGTGCGTTGTAAACCCGGCTCACCTGTGTGTTGTATCCCCTGCCGCAACACAGAAGGTCGCAGGAGTCGGCGCCAACGGAGGTCTTGTTGCAGGCGCGGCCCTGCGTGCCGAGGATCCCCTTCTTGATGTTCTGGATGCAGTAGTTGGGCGACTTGTGGATGTGCACCAGCTCGTCCTTCTCGGCCAGGAAACGACGCTTGCGGCGGCCACGTCGCTTCCTCCGCCGACGGGACGAGTCGCGCCACCTCGGCCCCCTCATCTTCTTGCGCTTGTACTGCAGGGAGGAGAGGCGGCATTATGAGGGCTGAAGGGACGCTACATGAGTTGTGGAGGGTCACCTAGGAGTGCTTTTATGAGATTTGGCTGAATTTCAAATGAAAATGATTTGCTGGATTGATCATTAGGATTATAATTTTGACTTTTTAGTCACAAATATTTTCTGGACGTTTTAAAGTAGAGATCATCTTGGCTGAGGAGCGAGGTTTCATCTAGTTATATGTTACAGTGTAACAGTTACAGAGGATGGGATGGCCTTGTGAAACAAAGATGCATCCCTCAAGGCGTGCACTGCACTGCACGGGCGGTGGAATAAAGTCCAGACAGGCATTTCGGCCAGCTTGATCTTGGGACAATATGGCGACAtaggatttttttcaccaatCTACAATACTATACTAATTATAAATCATGGAATTAATCGCAAAAATGGTATCGTTACAGGAAATCACTACTAGTCAGAGGTAAAACAAAACAggcataattattattattattattttgtcacaCTGAAGCCTTTCTGAGAACTCTGGTGATGGTGTCATGTGAGCCAGGTACCCGCTTGCTGGCAGACTTTGCACACACTGGCGTTGGATTAAATGGGACAACAGATATCTATGGACTCGACCTAATTAGCACAACACTCAACGCCCACGCCCCGCCACACACACGGCCAAACAGCAGCTCACCAAAGCCCCCCCAGAAGGTCCTCAGCGAGGCGAGCAGGGACGCGGTAGACAAGGAGTTTGAAACAATACTCTGTTTACATTAGCTTCGAAAATaagctcttcccccttccccattaaGTGTAAATCATTGGCCAGTCAACAAGTCAGTCACACTTCCTCTCCAAATGAGGCTGCATGTAACTGGTGGATGCGGGGAAAggtttcattataaaataatgatTACTGGACCGGGGTAGGCGGAGCTTATTTTCGATGCTATGTAAACAGTACAATTCATCATTATTATGATGTTgtccccactcttcctccctgaCCGCCCCCCCTTGCCCACGAGGTTCCCCGGGCAGGACCTACCCTGAGCGTGGTGGAGTACTTTCCCTTGAGGTAGTCCCCCACCACCGCGAAGGTCGGGATGGAGCGCCAGCACGTCTTCAGCTCACACGACCCGGAGACTCCGTGGCAACGACACTGCATCTTCATGAGCCGCGCCACGGCCTGCACggggaggcgaggagagaaggaagaggagtaagtacACGGCAGAAAATGAATATATACGTAATTGAATGTCTGACTAAGTGAGTAAATGAACGTTACAAAATTACAGAATTCTttcacaatgagagagagagagagagagagagagagagagagagagagagagagagagagagagagagagagagagagagagagagaagtgtgtgtgtgtgtgtgtgtgtgtgtgtgtgtgtgtgtgtgtgtgtgtgactcagctGCAATAAGTTAAGAATAATAGGTTGTCTACAGATTCTAACTATTCGTTTTTTAAACAATTATTCCTTTATATGAAttacaagggagagaaaacagcaaATTAGATTAAAAATGTTGATGGTTGTAACTTTGCATATTATAAAAGACAGGCACACGAGGGGAAGCGGCGAAGGTCAGAGAAGGAACAAAATACCAAATTATGACCCAAGACCTTAATTAATACCTTGTCTGAAATATACCTTGTGGCAAAGAAGACAGACAGATCTCACTCAAACACGAAATTTCCACAGCTTATGATAGACTAAAAAGGAAACGAAATAGGCTGCAACACTCCTGCCCACATCTACTCAACACTATTTTGGTgacgtcattattatttttttctacaggaGACGAGTAATTGCTATAGTCACCGTACACTAATTAGTCGGTCCTGAAGCCctactccctctctcaccctccatcACTGACTCCTAACTCCAAGGTCGTTTTATCCAACCAATCAGATCCCGTGGCCATGGAAGATAGGGTGGGACATCCTTCTTCGATTtaatcttttcatcctttcccttcccttcctcttcttccctcatatTTTCTCGCTATGTgttttaatctttccttcctttcccttcctttcctttccttccctcatccttcctcgaTATGTGctttaaccttttcttcatttcccttcccttcctctccttccctcatccttcctcgcTATgtactttaatcttttcttcctttcccttcccttcctctccttccctcatccttcctcgcTATGTGTTttaacctcttcttcctttcccttcccctcctttccttccctcatccttcctcgcTATGTACTTTaagcttttcttcatttccctttccttcctcctcttccctcattattTCTCGCTCTGTGTTttaacctcttcttcctttcctttcccttcctttccttccctcatccttcctcgaTATGTactttaaccttttctttctttcctttcccctcctttccttccctcatccttcctcgcTATgtactttaatcttttcttcctttccctttccttcctttcctttcccttcccttcctttccttccctcattaaccttttcttcctatcccttcccttcctttccttccctcatccttcctcgcTATGTGCTTCAATCATTCCTTCCTGGACCAGCTTTAGCGTACGGCGACTATAGttacctcccaccctcctcccttccctcctcattaaCGCACCTCACGGCCAGCCTCGTTGTTGTGGAGGTTCATCAGGTTCCGTCTTCTCTTCAGCTTCTTGTGTCTCTCCTTCTCCGGGGCGTCGACGAACTGCCGCGCGAACTGGACGCCGAACCTCAAGTTGTCGCTGCAAAGGGGGTCAAGACGTTAGCAAGGCGGGTTCTAAAGTGTTGTCATTATGAAGCGCCACTAATATAGATAGGAATGACACTGTTCTACGCTCCTCTGTTGTGATGGTGTAGCTTTCGGGTTCTTTTACAGCTTTACTTTGTTGTTATGTGTTTTCCTTTACTCATAAACAAACATTAATACACAACAAACAGAAGTCTCAACCTGTCTCTCAATATTTGTTCAACTAcgtactatatactactactactactactactactactactattactattactattactattactattactattactactactactactactattactattactattactactactactactactactactactactactactactactactgctcctgctgcttcttccggtaaaaaaaaaaaaggcgggtTGATCCTCAGGTTTGGGCAGGTGCTCGGATCACTGTGTGGCGATCTACCTTACGCTTATAGTATAGTCCTCGATCttaacattttcttctcttctttattcataAATTGTTTATGATGTCATGCCGCCTTCAAATAAAAGCCTTAGCATAGCCCCAGTAGTAAATCAAATTGTGTATTATTTTTTGGTCAGAAGCTATATATCAGTTTATCTGCCTCCTTAACGCCTTAATCAAAGAGAAGTGAACCTCAGAACACAGGGTAACTATATTTCGATTCTGAGATTGTGGCTAattatgacctctctctctctctctctctctctctctctctcacctgcagccCCCCCACTTCCATCCCTCGGGCGTGGAGAGTCCCTGCTTGCTCATGTCGCAGGAGCAGTCGGTGAGGTTGCCGGAGGAGCAGGCCTGCGTCACGGCGTGCACCACCCCGGCGGACGTCACGGCATAGATGAAGGCGGTCTCCTTGCTCCCTGCGGAAAGACGAGTGAGGTTAGGACACTGCGAGAACTTAAGTGTCAGGGCAGGGTTacggagaaagatgatgatgcaTATGGAGGAAAGCGGTGATGAAAATAATATGTGAGCTGCAAGCTCATGAAAGTAGTAAATAATAATGATGGACAGGGttacttaataaaaaaaaataaataaataaactacatGATTTTGATATACATACATCAACATTTACATTTAAAGCGTTAGAATCAGCCAGGAGAGAAAGTGATATTTGGAGAAAATTGTGATAAAACATTTATGTATTAAGATGTGATGCCGAAGCAGGGAGGGGAATGTAACGACAAAAAATGGTGAAGTAAAACATCAtgatatacacatacacaaataacAATCTTCTAACAAAATTACAAGATGgcacctctataaacacttgcctgcgccacaacgggctggggcctggggccgaccatcaggccccactaagAAAGACTACAGGCCCCATAGgcggaacgtaaaaaaaaaaaaaaaaaaaaaaaaaaggttctagAACTTAACAATTGCTGCACATGACGTTAATTAAAACAGAAAATCACATCCATCAACTTCTTGTGATTTGATGCAGAAAATTGCGCTCGGGTCTGCATTACACTTCTTTGAGACAATGGCTGGACCAGAGGGAATAAAATTAAAGCGATGAATAAGTGTATCAAAAATGTGTGAACTTCCTGTccgtttcattcattcacttcctattttctttatatacACTTCCTTCCAATCTCCTTATAAGGCAACCATAGGGAAGATAATAATACACTGTTTGCTATCTTCTACAACACTCAAGTCTTGTAGTGATTTAATTAGTCATCTGAGAAGTTATTTTTTCAACGATTTATCTGtgactacttttccttcttttcaaccactatattttcctcctcctcattgttatCACGAAGTTCAACACCCAACGTTTTTTCAGTCACTTCATATTCCTTCTCAACCACAGTACTGTAATACCTTACTTCTCATTGTTTCCACGAAGTTCAGTTCTCGCCTTGGACACTACCTCATGCTCTGTCACAAGTCTTCCCGGTCGTGCATGGCCCCGTGTGATGGTGACaggctgacggtggtggtggacatggtggtgttggtgtcagTCTGTGgacatcctctcccctcccctcaccccagccGTCACTCGCAGGATCCCCGGTTTTGTGGGCACGTCATGGTCACCCGTCACAGGCCTATGCCCTCATGTGCCCTCCCTTCCAGGCCTCCCTTTACCCgctgccccctcctccttctcttctgtccacTCTTACTATCGCCATACATATTCATGCCAATCTTTATCCCATGCAGTCAGCTATTgtgatattttccttcttctcttcttgtctcccttccgtctcctcctcctcttcttcctcctcctcctcctcttcctctactgacTACTTACGACCACTGTACTTATTCATGCCAGTCTTTATCCTTGACAGTAA
This genomic stretch from Eriocheir sinensis breed Jianghai 21 unplaced genomic scaffold, ASM2467909v1 Scaffold353, whole genome shotgun sequence harbors:
- the LOC126991875 gene encoding protein Wnt-16-like, with protein sequence MVGVTQLLPQGDQEVQNVSTSSAVSICQHLPGLVQQQVAVCQSHPDTIRSVSDGARLGINECQFQFRNERWNCTTGADIDYPFGFTLRRGSKETAFIYAVTSAGVVHAVTQACSSGNLTDCSCDMSKQGLSTPEGWKWGGCSDNLRFGVQFARQFVDAPEKERHKKLKRRRNLMNLHNNEAGREAVARLMKMQCRCHGVSGSCELKTCWRSIPTFAVVGDYLKGKYSTTLRYKRKKMRGPRWRDSSRRRRKRRGRRKRRFLAEKDELVHIHKSPNYCIQNIKKGILGTQGRACNKTSVGADSCDLLCCGRGYNTQVVRYVERCHCKFVWCCHVQCKTCITNVDVHTCK